In one Gossypium hirsutum isolate 1008001.06 chromosome D09, Gossypium_hirsutum_v2.1, whole genome shotgun sequence genomic region, the following are encoded:
- the LOC121220914 gene encoding E3 ubiquitin-protein ligase PUB24, whose translation MIVGVLKQCTTRITQQGINSALHVLLDACPWGRNRLMMVESGAVSALIELELGSPEKRTTELILGILFHLCSCADGRAEFLRHKGGIAVVTKRIMRVSPAADDRAVLILSLISKFSATSWVVHEMLEVGTVTKLCMLLQLDCATYLKEKTMEILRSHSDDWLKFPCIDKTVLTRYIK comes from the coding sequence ATGATTGTCGGAGTTTTGAAACAATGCACAACCAGGATCACTCAACAGGGAATAAATTCAGCTTTGCATGTTCTTTTAGACGCTTGTCCCTGGGGAAGAAATCGGCTAATGATGGTTGAATCGGGAGCAGTTTCCGCGCTTATCGAGCTTGAATTAGGATCACCCGAAAAGAGAACCACCGAGCTTATTCTGGGTATACTCTTCCATCTGTGTTCTTGTGCTGATGGGAGAGCAGAGTTTCTCCGCCATAAAGGCGGCATCGCCGTTGTCACAAAGAGGATCATGAGAGTTTCACCGGCGGCCGATGATCGAGCAGTGCTGATTCTTTCGTTGATAAGCAAGTTCTCAGCCACCAGTTGGGTTGTTCATGAAATGTTGGAGGTTGGAACTGTAACAAAGCTTTGCATGTTGCTCCAACTCGATTGTGCAACCTATTTGAAGGAAAAAACTATGGAAATACTTAGATCACATTCCGATGATTGGCTCAAGTTCCCTTGCATCGACAAAACTGTCTTGACCAGGTATATTAAATAG
- the LOC107892524 gene encoding E3 ubiquitin-protein ligase PUB24 — MEDIDVEVPKYFICPISLQIMRDPVTAITGITYDRESIEQWLLKGKSTNCPVTQQPLPTVSDLTPNHTLRRLIQAWCNENASLGVDRIPTPKPSIDKFHFLKLIKQLQHPDSKMKALKELDLLAARNERNRKYMVEAGVPKAMLSFIVNCFKEDCVSGLEEALSVLFLIRIPSAEAKLLPKQNDQIIKSLIWVLGCEFNTQVMVKSHAVSALKSIIETASSVVLE, encoded by the coding sequence ATGGAAGATATTGATGTTGAAGTCCCCAAGTATTTCATCTGTCCCATATCTTTGCAAATCATGAGAGACCCAGTGACCGCCATAACTGGCATCACCTATGATCGAGAGAGCATCGAGCAATGGCTACTCAAAGGCAAAAGCACCAACTGTCCGGTCACCCAGCAACCTTTGCCTACAGTCTCCGATTTAACTCCTAACCATACGCTGCGTCGGTTGATCCAAGCCTGGTGCAATGAGAATGCTTCGCTTGGTGTTGACCGGATTCCTACCCCTAAACCTTCCATTGATAAGTTCCATTTCCTTAAACTCATCAAACAGCTTCAGCATCCTGATTCCAAGATGAAAGCTTTGAAGGAATTGGATTTGTTGGCGGCCAGGAATGAAAGAAACAGGAAATACATGGTGGAAGCTGGGGTGCCTAAAGCTATGCTGTCGTTTATTGTAAATTGTTTCAAGGAAGACTGTGTTAGTGGCCTAGAGGAAGCCCTAAGTGTCCTTTTCTTAATTCGAATTCCATCGGCTGAAGCAAAGTTGTTACCCAAACAAAATGACCAGATCATCAAATCATTGATCTGGGTATTAGGATGTGAATTCAACACCCAGGTTATGGTTAAATCCCATGCGGTTTCAGCATTGAAATCCATCATTGAAACAGCAAGTTCGGTTGTACTCGAATGA